Below is a window of Drosophila willistoni isolate 14030-0811.24 chromosome XR unlocalized genomic scaffold, UCI_dwil_1.1 Seg144, whole genome shotgun sequence DNA.
ctatatatataccaaaGCCCACCAATGGAGGGCAGGCGACCTTCACGGATTTAGGTACCCGCACTTTGTCTTCGGTCTTCGGTCACCAATAAAGCCAATGACGTATATGGTGTCGGCAAATCCAAATATTACGTGCCCCACGTATTATACGATGATGACCCAAATGATGACTAAACCAGGGATTTGAATTCAGTTTTATGGAAATCAAAGAGGGAAAATTCCCCAAAGAAAAATcaactttatttaaatctatatatgtatatgcttaATCCATTACCAACGACGACGAAGAATCAGACGCTGAGGAACTGGTCCCGAAGCAGGCTGTGGTTGCCTTCGATTACCCTGGGGAAAGCGTTGATATAGTCTGCCAGATTGTGGTTGATCCAGAGTGGTTGAGACTGCTATCACAGTGCCATCTTCGGCAACCTCAACTAGGACATCCTCCTCCTCATCCTGGGGGGGCACATCGTCGACGGGCTGCTGTTTGGCAATATCATCTTCTGGCTGCTGCTCTTCCTCATCTTCCACGGTGGGTGGAGCAATATCCTCATCGTTCGTGGGTGGACCATAGACATTATCCGGTTCTGCTGGTGGACCATACGTATTATCCGGTGGCAAATAATTGATTTCTGGCTGTGGCTCAACAGTTGAACTGGGCAAATCGAAGGGAATTTCTGGTGTGACGCCAGCCAAAGGGTAACCAGTCGGTGCTGGGCTTGGTGGCGAAGGAGCCTCCACCTGCCTGGCCGAGAAGTTTCTCCGGCGCAATGGCTCGGCATGGCTCAGGGCACTGAATAGCAGAATTGTAGCGAGAATTTGTTTCAACATTGTCGCTTTGTTTGTTATCTCACTTATGTTCTGACTTCCTCCACTGGGGTTGGCTTATATACCTATAGCTGGAGCATATTGACTGGatagtttgttgttttttttttgtcagttttaatttatgcccgtcacttttgatttttaggcCTGTGTTCCCGATCAAGCAatgtttttcttcattttttttttcgattatGTTGCGGCGGTTgggattgttgttgttgttgtttttgtactTTTAATGTCCGATACGTGAACCTTTTTTCAAATTGACACTGCCAATGCTATCTATACCCCCTGACCCTCCCCCTACTATAGACACAGACAATTGTTTTAGCTTTCATTACCACACTAATGCTATGgctatatagttttttttttttttttggtctttagAGTTCTTGGcaattcataatttttattattaacatttatatattttttatatgttttgtttgggCCATGGGCATTACGTGTCCAATGGGTTAAAATCATTCCACTGGCCATTTTGTtcatcatttttttgttttcatcatCTGCATTCATCTTTTCATAAGATTCAATCGATTATCTTCAAAGTTCTTGCACCTCGAAAATGGCTAATTCAAGTTGTCTTTAATTTTGAACTTTCTCATTACTTTTTCATGTACTTTAACTAAATTGAATTAATGAATTGTTTAATAAACAAGGAAATTTAACCGAATATTAtcgtaaattaaataaattcttaaaaaaaaaagatttattttattataaaattcagttTATTGAATCAGTCATATCTTTCGTTTTTTAATAtagtttgtttaatttgctttttatttatttattagttttttttgcaaatacGTTTTAAAGTCTAGCTTGACATAATATTGTTTAATACACTGGCGGATCCTGGAGGTAAAAAATGAGGGATATATCCTCCATCTTTAATACCCATTAAAAAGTCGATTTCCAAGACCAATTTCATACAAATTCTTCTTTAGATAAGTTTGGATAAGTAATTAAGATGTGCATGAGATAAGTTTTTCAGAAAGTAAAAGCTGTGAAATCAGATAGAGAAGctcataaatatataattccAATGTGAAAGGACCCCCAAAGCAAGTTTCGAAATTTTGAACATTATAATGTTTTTAGGCTTATAGTCTTTAAGCTCACAAGCCGAAAAGTTAAGGAATCTGTTGATGATAAACATTGTAATTCGACTCGCTGTATACTCAAAAAGCTTACTcctaaaatagaaataaatatatccATAGTAAGTTGCATtttggagttagatttctCTTATCTAACTTGTTTACTATTATTATAGTTTCTAATATTGAGAAGCTATCAAAATCCAATGGAATAAATAGTTTTCATATGATTATattattgacaaaaaaaaaaaaataacgccAAATAACAGAGACATTTGATTTTAGCTCAGTTAGCCTTTCagccttttttttataattccCAATTGGTTTAAGCATGTTAAAAATGGTATCCCATAAGGAAATAAGACAGCAAATAAGCA
It encodes the following:
- the LOC6639201 gene encoding uncharacterized protein LOC6639201, producing MLKQILATILLFSALSHAEPLRRRNFSARQVEAPSPPSPAPTGYPLAGVTPEIPFDLPSSTVEPQPEINYLPPDNTYGPPAEPDNVYGPPTNDEDIAPPTVEDEEEQQPEDDIAKQQPVDDVPPQDEEEDVLVEVAEDGTVIAVSTTLDQPQSGRLYQRFPQGNRRQPQPASGPVPQRLILRRRW